GCTGCCTCCCCTCCTTCCAGGCTCCCTCCAGCTCCACGGGGCCGTTGGACActgggggggaaagaaaagggggtgagaaaacccaaaaatatccccaaaaatatcccaaaatatccccaaaaataccccaaaatatccctaaaaatatccccaaaataatcccaaaaataccccaaaatatccccaaaaatatccccaaaaatatccccaaaaataccccaaaatatccccaaaaatagccccaaaatatccccaaaaatatcccaaaaataccccaaaataaccccaaaaataccccaaaatatccccaaaaatatcccaaaaatatccccaaaaataccccaaaatatccccaaaaccagccccaaaatatccccaaaaacaccccaaaaatacccaaaataaccccaaaaataccccaaaataaccccaaaaattcccaaaaccacccaaaaaataaccccaaaaataccccaaaaccagccccaaaatatccccaaaaatatcccaaaaataccccaaaatatcctcaaaaatatccccaaaaataccccaaaatatccctaaaaatatccccaaaaatatcccaaaatatccccaaaaataccccaaaatatccccaaaaatatcccaaaaataaccccaaaaaatcccaaatccccccaaaaaaacccaaaaagcccaaaaatttccccaaaaatccccccaaaaaaacaccccaaaaaaatccaaaaatccccccccaaaaaaaccaaaatcccccccaaaaaaccacccaaaaaatccaaaaatcccccccaaaaaacccaaaatcccacccaaaaaccaccccaaaaaatccaaaaatccccccaaaaaaccccaaaatcccccacaaaaaccccaaattcccccaaaaaccactcaaaaaatccccccaaaaaaccactcaaaaaatccaaaaatcccccaaaaaaccccaaatctccccaaaacaaccccaaaaaaatccaaaaatccccccccaaaaaaatccaaaaatccccccaaaaaaccccaaaatccttcccaaaaaaccactcaaaaaatccaaaatcccccaaaaaaccccagaaaagcccaaaatttcccccaaaaatccccaaatccccccaaaaaaaccactcaaaaaatctaaaaatccctcaaaaaaaccactcaaaaaatccaaaatttccccaaaaatccccaaaatcccccccaaaaaacacccaaaaaatccaaaaatcccccccaaaaaacccaaaatttcccccaaaaaaccccaaaatccccccaaaaacacccaaaaaaatccaaaaattccccaaaaaaccccaaatccccccccaaaaaaccactcccaaaaatccaaaaatcccccctaaaaacccaaaatcccacccaaaaaaaaatccaaaaatcccccaaaaaaccccaaaatcccccaaaaaaacaccaaaaaaattccaaaaatcccccccaaaaaaatccaaaaatccccccaaaaaaaccaaaatccccccaaaaaaccacccaaaaaatccaaaaatccccaaaaaaacccaaaatccccccaaaaaaacccagaaaagcccaaaatttcccccaaaaatccccaaaatgcccccaaaaaacacacaaaaaaatccaaaaatcctccaaaaaaacccaaatccccccaaaaaacacttaaaaatccaaaactccccccaaaaaaaccccaaatcccccccaaaaacacccaaaaaaatccaaaaatcccccaaaaaaaccaaatcccctccaaaaaaatccaaaaatcccccaaaaaacccaaaaatcctcccaaaaatccccaaaaaaatccctcaaaatccaaaaaaatccaaaaatcccccccaaaaaaccccaaatcccccccaaaaaaaccacccaaaaaatccaaaaatcccccaaaaaacacaaaatccccccaaaaaaacccagaaaagccaaaatttccccaaaaatcccaaaatcccccccaaaaaacacaacaaaaaaatccaaaaatcctccaaaaaaacccaaaatcccaccaaaaaaacaccaaaaaaacccaaaaatcccccaaaaaaaccccaaaatccctccaaaaaaaccccagaacagccaaaatccccccaaaatccaaatttccctccaaaaaatccaaaatcctccccaaaaaaaccagaacacccaaaatcctccccaaaaaacacccaaaaaatccaaaaatcccccaaaaaaacccaaatccccccaaaaaagtccaaaaatcccctcaaaaaaacccaaaatcccacccaaaaaaaccactcaaataatccaaaaatcccacccaaaaaaccccagaaaagtccaaaattccccccaaaaaaaccccaaatccccccaaaaaaccccaaaaaatccaaaaatccccccaaaaaacaccaaatccccccccaaaaatccaaaaattcccaaaaaaccccaaaattcccccaaaatacacccaaaaaaatccaaaaatccccccaaaaaaaccccaaaatccccccccaaaaaacccagaaaagcccacatttcccccaaaatccccccaaaataaccccaaaaaacacaaaatccccccaaaaaaccactttaaaaatccaaaaatcccccaagaaaacacagaaaagcccaaaaattccccaaaaatcccccaaaaaaacacccaaaaaaatccaaaaatcccccccaaaaaaaccaaaattccccctaaaaaccactcaaaaatccaaaaatacccaaaaaaacccaaaatccccccaaaaaaacccagaaaagcccaaaatttccccaaaaatccccaaaatcccccccaaaaaaccactcaaaaaatccaaaaatcccccaaaaaaaccccaaatcctccccaaaaaaacgccaaaaaaaatccaaaaatccccccaaaaaacccagaacagctcaaaatcaccccaaaaaatccccaaatttccccccaaaaaatccaaatccaaaaccccaaaaatcccaaaaaacccaaaaatccaaatttggCTCTCACCCGGCTCCTCCGGGCGCTTCTCCCCCGGCGCCGCCTCCGTCCCGAATTTCAGCTTGTGGTACTTGGacctggggaatttgggatttttgggaatttttggggaattttggggatttggggtttttttgggatttttgggatttggggattttttgggggtgattttgaAGCAGGATTTTGAAGGTTTTGGCCATTTTTGGAGTGATTTTTGTGAGATTTTggagtgattttggggtttttttgggggggcttgggttttttaaagatgatttttggggttttctggggtgatttttagggtttttttggggtgattttaggggtttttttggatgatttttggggttttttggatgatttttagggtttttttgcagtaatttttggggttttcttggataatttttaggtttttttcctgtgaatttggagtttttttggatgatcttttggggttttttttgcataacttttggggtttttttgcacaacttttggggtttttttggatgattttcaggattttttggggtgatttttgaggggtttggggcgGGGTTTTtaaggatttggggtttttggggtgatttttgggggttttggggatagGTTTGGtgttttgagggatttttttgaggtgatttttggAAACTTTTAGGGCATTTAGGGTCttggggatttgggtttttaggaattttttggggtaattttttgaggggtttttaaggttttggggttttttggggcagttttgggggttttggagaCAGTTTTTGGGCTTTGTTTTAGGATTTCTCagtgtttttaatatttttcctgtttcttcaggatttctgagatttttttaggatttttgggtGGCTTTTAGGGTTTCTTTAGGATCCATGAGTGGTTTCAGGATTTTGAGGTGGTTTTTATAGTTTTAGGGTGGTTTTTAAGGGGttcttttaggttttttgggtttctttagGATTGTGGAGTGGTCTCGataatttttaggatttttttttaggatttttttttttttttaggatttcaggatattttttaggatttttttttaggatttcaggatattttttaggatttttttttaggatttctggatattttttaggatttttttttgcctcaccTCTCCTGCTTGAGGGCGAACTCCAACATCCGGATCCGACGCACCAGGTCCAGCTTGAGGCTCTCCTGGCCCTGGCGCTCGCCCTGCAGGAACGCCACCTGCgcctggggacaccaaagggacactggggacactgagggattggggggattggggacatcagggggattggggacattggggacactcagggacattgggggcattggggacattggggacatcagggggattggggacattgggggcattggggacatgagggggattggggacattggggacattggggacattggggacactcaggggcattggggacatcagggctgtttgggacattggggacactcagggacactgaagacattgaggacattggggactttggggacattggggacattggggacattggggagattggggacactcagggacattggggacaccaaagggacattggggacactggggacactcagggtcCCTGATGCTCTCCTGGCCCTGGCACTcaccctgcaggaacagcacctgtgccttggggacattggggacactggggacgttggggacattggggacattggggacattggggacattgagggattggggacattggggacactcagggacattggggacattaaGGACATtgagggattggggacattggggacattggggacactcagagGGTGACAGACatcttggggacattggggacactggggacaccaaagggacattgggggacattggggacactcaggTCCCTGATGCTCTCCTGGCCTTGGCGCTCGCCCTGCAGGAACGCCACCTGCgcctggggacaccaaagggacactggggacactggggacactcagggacactggggacattggggacatcagggggattggggacattggggacattggggacaccaaagggacattggggacattgagggattggggacattgggggacactggggacatcagggggattggggacattgggggcattggggggattggggacattggggacactcagggacattggggacactggggacattgagagattgggggggattggggacatcagggggattggggacatcagggggattggggacattggggacactcagggacattggggacactcagggacattggggacaccaaagggacattggggacattggggacactcaggTCCCTGATGCTCTCCTGGCCCTGGCGCTcgccctgcaggaacagcacctgtgccttggggacaccaaagggacattggggacatttgggacaccaaagggacattggggacactcagggacattgggggcattgggaacactcagggacattggggacattgaggacattggggacattggggggattggggacattgggacactcagggacattggggacatcggggacattggggacactggggacattggggacattgagggattggggacatcaggggcattggggacactggggacactcagggacattggggacattggggacatcagggacattggggacatcagggacattggggacattggggacattggggacattgagggattgggggggattggggacattaggggacattggggacacaggggacattggggggattggggacattggggacactcaggggcattggggacaccaaagggacattggggacacccagggggtgacagggaggtcacccagtgcccatcccagtacCCTCCCAGTATCCATTGCAGTGCCATCCCAGTATCCAGCCCAGTGCCATTCCAGTGTCCTGTGTCACctccagtgccatcccagtgccatcccagtaacatcccagtaaccccagtGCCATCGCAGTGCCATCTCAATGCCATCCCAGTATGCCCAGTACCCATCCCAGTaccatcccagtatccccagtgccatcccagtaaccccagtgccatcccagtaTGCCCAGTacccatcccagtatccccagtgccatcccagtaaccccagtgccatcccagtaTGCCCAGTATCCATCCCAGTaccatcccagtatccccagtactCTCCCAGTGTACATGTCAGttccatcccagtatccccagtgccatcccagtgtccccagtgccatcccagtgccatcccagtaTGCCCAGTATCCATCCCAGTACCCCCAGTActctcccagtgtccccagtgccatcccagtgccatcccagtaTGCCCAGTaccatcccagtatccccagtactCTCCCAGTGTACATGTcagtcccatcccagtatccccagtgccatcccagtaaccccagtgccatcccagtaTGCCCAGTATCCATCCCAGTaccatcccagtatccccagtactctcccagtgtccccagtgccatcccagtaTGCCCAGTACCCATCCCAGTCTCACCCAGGgtccccagccccgctcccagtacccatcccagtccccccagtcccatcccagtatccccagtgccCAACCCAGTGTTCTCAGTGcccaccccagtgccatcccagtaCCCCCAAtgcccatcccagtcccatcccagtaaCCCCAATGCCCATCCCaatgcccatcccagtgcccatcccagtatccccagtcccatcccagtatccccagtgtccccagccccactcccagtgcccaccccagtgtccccagcaccaccccagTACCATCCCAGTACTctcccagtacccccagtgcccatcccagtatccccagtactctcccagtattcccagtaccccccccagtatccccatccccgctcccggtgcctcccccgccccctcccggtgtccccaccccctccccgccgccccggccgccATTTCCTCCCAAGATGGCGCCAGCAGCGGCCACCCCACCCCGGTGaccctcggtgtcccctcggtgtcccctcggtgtcccctcggCGTCCCCTCCCCTCATGagggcagcgccgccgccatTACCTGCAGCTCGGccctctctgcttcccagcGCCCTTTCTCCGCCTCGAACCGCGCCCACTCGTGCTGGATGAAGTGCAGGATGCCCGGCAGGCTGAGGCCGGTTCGTGCCGCGGGCTCGGGACCCGGAGCGGggcccggagcggggccgggaaCGGGACCGGGGGGCGGAGGTTGGGCCCGGACCGGCGGAGCCCGCTCGGCCGCCATGGCGGCTGCCACAAAGGGAGCCACGGGCGGCAGCGGCTTCCTGCCACAAAGGGAGCCGGAAAGGGGGCGGGAAAAGGGGCGGAGTCATCTGGAAAGGGGCGGGGTTAGAGGGAAGTGGCGGGGCCAAAGGGGGcgctgttgccatggcaacggggggggctgtgagggaagtttggggttttttggggaatttttgggagttttgggaggttttagggtttttccGGGGGCCTTTGGAAGATTAGAGGAAGTTTTTGAGgggatttagggttttttgtggggttagaggggattttagggtttttaggGTTTAGGCCCGGACCGGCGAAGGCCGCTCTGCCGCTATGGCGGCTGCCACAAAGAGAGCCATGAGCGGCAGCAGCTTCCTGCCACAAAGGGAGCCGTTAATAGGGCGGGAAATGGGCGTGGCCTCCATTACAAGGGGCGTGGTTGTGGTGAAGGGGCGTGGCCAAATGAAGGCCTTGTTGCCGTGGCAACGGGGGGGTtgtgagggaattttgggatttttttggggaatctttggggttttgttttttttttgtggggtcagaggggattttggggggttttagggtttttccgggggtttttgggaggttagaggaggttttttgggggggttgcaTTTTTTGGGGGATCTTTGGGGGCTTATAGGAGACGTTTTGGGAGTTTATAAAGAATTTTTGGGCGATTgtaggggatttttgggggatctTTGAAAGGTtagaggggatttttggggattctgAGGGTTTTGAGAGTCCATAGAGAATTTTGGGGGCTTAttgaggatttttgggttttttgaggggtCTTTGTAAGGCTAGAGGGGGTTTTGGGCAGTTTAGGACATTTTTTAGGGGTGTTCTTTGGGGATTTATAGAGAATTTTGGGGACTTTAGGGTTCTTTGGGGTAttagaggggattttggggaattttaggatttttcgGGGTGTGTTTAGGAGATCAGAGGCGATTTTTGGAAGTTTTGGGGCGGAGTTTAATTATCGAGAATGAATTAATAAGTTAGTTAAGATCTCTTTATTAACGTATCTACGTTCACAGCGCCACCGCGTGGTCACCGCTGGTATTGCACCCACCAAAGAACCGAACGCAGCGCCGCCTCCAAATTAACGAATTACCACCCAATCCACTAATTAACAACCTAATTAATGCGTTATTCACCCCCACCATGAGAATCACCCCCTGCCAGGCCGCCCTGGCCGCCGCCATCGCCCTcaacctcctgctgctcctctgctcccgCCTGGCGCCCCGCGcgtcccctcagtgccaccacccccGGCGCGGCGCCGCCCCCGACGGCGTCCCCGGCGTCACCGTCATCCTCCGCGACTTCGACGGCCCCGACCACGACGTGGCCGCCACCGCCCGCTCCTTCGCCGCCCTGCCCGGCGTCACCGTGCTGGTGGCGGCCGAGGTGTCCCCGTACCCGCCGGTGCCGCTCCCGGCCGGTGTCACCGTGCTGTCCCTGCGGCCGCAGCCCCACCGGCCACCCCCGCGGCCGGAGCTGGCCGTGCGGACGCGCCACGTGGCTTTGGTGCCCGACGGTGCCCGCGCCGTGCCCGGCTTGCTGAGGCGCATGAGGGACGCTCTGGAAGCCACCTCAGATGCCGCCATCAAGGTGGTGGCGGCGGCCGTGGGGACGCGGCGGCCGCGGTGTTTGAGCTTGGAGGTGGACGTCAAAGCGTGGACGGCGCGCTACGGCCACGCTGAGCAGAATGACCAGAAGGGTGACCAGAAGGGTGACCAGCATGGCGGCCATCACGGTGACCGCTGTGGAGCTCTGGACGGCGCCCCCGCCGTTCTCCTCCTCCGCACCCGCGACCTCTTCTCGCTGCCCTTCCCTCTGAGCCGCCCCGTGCTCCCCTCGCTGTCCCTCCAAGCCGCCGCTCGGGGTTggcgcctcctcctcctcccctccgcCTTCCCCTCACCCCCGCGGCCGCCTCTGTCCCCTCACGCCCTCTGGAGAGCCCAGAGCGCTTCGGACTCGCGGCGCCGGGCGCTGCTGGAGGATTTCGGGGTgaagctggaggtgctgcccgACGGCTCGCGGCGCTGGCACGGCTGTGCCAAGGACACGCCGCGCTGCTTTGGCACCGTGCGTGGGCAAACCCCCGAGTACCTGCTGGCCGGGCGCTGGACGCCGCCGTGCTGCCTGCGGGCGCTCCGTGCCACCGCCCGCCAcgtgctggcacagctggaagctTCTGGCGTCCGCCACTGGCTGGAGGGTGGCACCTTGCTGGGCGCCGTGCGCCTCGGCGACATCATCCCCTGGGACTACGACGTGGACGTGGGGCTGTACCGGGAGGACGTGCCCAAGTGCCGCTGGCTGGCACAGGTGGTGGCATCGGGGGCGCCCGTGGAGGATCCCGAGGGGTTCCTGTGGGAGAAGGCGGCCGAGGGGGAATTTTTCCGGGTGCATTTCAGCCGTGCCAACCGGCTGCACGTGGACCTGTGGCCGTTCTATGCCCGGCCCGGCACGGGCACCATGACCAAGGACACGTGGCTGGGCCACCGGCAGGACGTGGAGTTCCCCGAGCGCTTCCTGGTGCCCCTGGGCACGGTGCCCTTCGCCGGCGTGTTGGCATCGGCGCCCAACGAGCCCCGCGCCTTCCTGGAGCTCAAATTCGGGCCCGGCGCCATCGAGAACCCCGAGTACCCCAACCCCGAGCTCAGGAGGTTGGCACAGGACGTGGGCAATAAAACTGAGCGGTGACACTGGTGCCAGTCTGTGTGCCAAccttggggtccctgtgccactcTCTGTGCCAtccttggggtccctgtgccactcTGTGTGCCAcccttggggtccctgtgccatccttggggtccctgtgccacccttgGTGCCAtccttggggtccctgtgccatccttggggtccctgtgccacctctggggtccctgtgccatcttACCTGGTCCTGGTGTCacctttggggtccctgtgccacctttgGTGCCATCCTtgggtccctgtgccatcctgggtgtccccagtgtcactttGGGTCCTTATGCCacctttggggtccctgtgccacccttggggtccctgtgccacccttgGTGCCAtccttggggtccctgtgccacccttgGTGTCAcccttggggtccctgtgccatccttggggtccctgtgccactcTGGGTGTCatctttggggtccctgtgccacccttggggtccctgtgccacccttgGTGCCAcccttggggtccctgtgccactcTGTGTGCCAcccttggggtccctgtgccacctctggggtccctgtgccacctttaGGGTCTGAATGCCACCCTTGGTGCCAtccttggggtccctgtgccacccccggCACCATCGAGGACCCTGGGTACCCCAACCCCGCGCTCAGGAGGTTGGCACAGGACGTGGGCAATAAAACCCAGCGGTGACACCGGTGCCAGTCTGTGTGCCAcccttggggtccctgtgccacctctggggtccctgtgccacttTACCTGGTCCTGGTGTCACCTTTGGGGTCCCTGGTACCAtccttggggtccctgtgccacccttggggtctgtgccacccttggggtccctgtgccacccttggggtccctgtgccactcTGTGTGCCACCCTTGGGGTCCCTGGTACCatctttggggtccctgtgccatccttggggtccctgtgccacccttgGTGCCAcccttggggtccctgtgccacccccggCACCATCGAGAACCCCGGGTACCCCAACCCCGAGCTCAGGAGGTTGGCACAGGACGTGGGCAATAAAACCAAGCGGTGACACCTGTGCCAGTCTGTGTGCCAcccttggggtccctgtgccacctttgGTGCCATCCTTGGGGTCCCTGGTACCatctttggggtccctgtgccacccttgGGGTCTGAATGCCACCCTTGGTGCCAcccttggggtccctgtgccatctttggggtccctgtgccaccctgcctgtccccagtgccatccttggggtccctgtgccacccttggggtccctgtgccacccttgGTGTCAcccttggggtccctgtgccacccccggCGCCATCGAGAACCCCGAGTGCCCCAACCCCGAGCTCAGGAGGTTGGCACAGGACGTGGGCAATAAAACCGAGAGGTGACACTGGTGCCAGTCTGTGT
The window above is part of the Zonotrichia leucophrys gambelii isolate GWCS_2022_RI unplaced genomic scaffold, RI_Zleu_2.0 Scaffold_746_24381, whole genome shotgun sequence genome. Proteins encoded here:
- the LOC135441954 gene encoding LOW QUALITY PROTEIN: ribitol 5-phosphate transferase FKRP-like (The sequence of the model RefSeq protein was modified relative to this genomic sequence to represent the inferred CDS: inserted 3 bases in 2 codons), translating into MRITPCQAALAAAIALNLLLLLCSRLAPRASPXSATTPGAAPPPTASPASPSSSATSTAPTTTWPPPPAPSPPCPASPCWWRPRCPRXPPVPLPAGVTVLSLRPQPHRPPPRPELAVRTRHVALVPDGARAVPGLLRRMRDALEATSDAAIKVVAAAVGTRRPRCLSLEVDVKAWTARYGHAEQNDQKGDQKGDQHGGHHGDRCGALDGAPAVLLLRTRDLFSLPFPLSRPVLPSLSLQAAARGWRLLLLPSAFPSPPRPPLSPHALWRAQSASDSRRRALLEDFGVKLEVLPDGSRRWHGCAKDTPRCFGTVRGQTPEYLLAGRWTPPCCLRALRATARHVLAQLEASGVRHWLEGGTLLGAVRLGDIIPWDYDVDVGLYREDVPKCRWLAQVVASGAPVEDPEGFLWEKAAEGEFFRVHFSRANRLHVDLWPFYARPGTGTMTKDTWLGHRQDVEFPERFLVPLGTVPFAGVLASAPNEPRAFLELKFGPGAIENPEYPNPELRRLAQDVGNKTER